A region of Fimbriimonadaceae bacterium DNA encodes the following proteins:
- the tatC gene encoding Sec-independent protein translocase protein TatC has translation MAGWFLQPYVYERLSHLARDSFTLPQGVEYKEAFKSITEPFMLKLKVAFYIGLVIVFPFVVTQVWGFIEPGLKPHERKPLRRLAPISVLLFLLGAFFCWLILPSALNWFIGYVVEFQGVEIIQEPGNLVFFILKMLLAFGIGFQLPVVVFFLAKVGILGTGTLTRYWRQATVILFFGSAMLTPSNDLFSMLMMAVPLTILFFLSIWAVKLTSRGSIESAD, from the coding sequence GTGGCGGGTTGGTTTCTGCAGCCTTACGTTTACGAGCGGCTCAGCCATCTGGCCCGCGACAGCTTCACCCTGCCCCAAGGCGTGGAGTACAAGGAGGCGTTCAAATCCATTACCGAGCCCTTCATGCTGAAGCTGAAGGTAGCGTTCTATATCGGCCTGGTGATCGTGTTTCCCTTCGTGGTAACCCAGGTTTGGGGCTTTATCGAACCGGGCCTCAAACCCCATGAACGCAAACCCTTGAGGCGCTTGGCCCCGATCAGCGTGCTCCTCTTCCTATTGGGAGCGTTCTTCTGCTGGCTCATTCTCCCCAGCGCGTTGAACTGGTTCATCGGCTACGTGGTCGAGTTCCAAGGGGTCGAGATTATCCAGGAGCCAGGAAACCTCGTCTTCTTCATTCTCAAAATGCTGCTTGCTTTCGGTATCGGCTTCCAACTGCCGGTTGTCGTGTTCTTCCTGGCCAAGGTTGGCATCCTTGGAACCGGCACCTTAACCCGATATTGGCGGCAGGCAACCGTGATTCTCTTCTTTGGATCGGCGATGCTGACGCCCAGCAACGACCTTTTCAGTATGCTGATGATGGCAGTACCCCTCACGATCCTCTTCTTCCTGAGCATCTGGGCGGTGAAGCTGACCAGCCGGGGATCGATCGAATCTGCGGACTGA
- the motB gene encoding Motility protein B, with the protein MSDVGAVIIKKKRGHGEHGHHGGSWKVAYADFVTAMMAFFMVMWIMGLSDETRAQIQGYFNDPLGFVKNEPRSNSVIHVPGMPYSKKVEKAGPGDTHFRQEQEDARQLQSQVQAALEGSGSGGATDVQELLKNVSITLTQEGLLIEFIENNGEVFFKLGSSEVQPAARHLISQVAPVLARSGRSMFIDGHTDARPLSGAYDNWDLSGARAAAVRRALIAGGVRANQLLGVRAYADTQPRKAEDPFHFSNRRVTVLLPFGADKPKHLVTPSDEMRATVQGVFRKPADVAPGRVDLSESQP; encoded by the coding sequence GTGAGCGATGTCGGCGCGGTAATCATCAAGAAGAAGCGCGGCCATGGCGAGCACGGGCATCACGGCGGATCCTGGAAGGTCGCCTACGCCGACTTCGTGACGGCGATGATGGCCTTCTTTATGGTCATGTGGATCATGGGTCTGTCCGATGAAACCCGGGCCCAGATTCAAGGCTATTTCAACGATCCGCTTGGCTTTGTGAAGAATGAGCCACGGTCAAACAGCGTGATCCACGTTCCCGGAATGCCCTACTCGAAGAAGGTGGAAAAGGCCGGTCCCGGCGATACCCACTTCCGGCAGGAGCAAGAAGACGCACGCCAGCTTCAAAGCCAGGTTCAGGCTGCCCTGGAGGGAAGCGGAAGCGGGGGTGCCACTGATGTTCAAGAATTGCTGAAGAATGTCTCCATCACGCTCACCCAGGAGGGGCTGTTGATCGAGTTCATTGAGAACAACGGCGAGGTCTTTTTCAAGCTCGGCTCCTCGGAAGTCCAGCCCGCCGCCCGCCACCTGATCTCACAAGTCGCCCCAGTGCTGGCAAGGAGCGGTCGCAGCATGTTCATCGACGGCCATACGGATGCGAGACCCCTTTCCGGCGCCTACGATAACTGGGATCTTTCCGGGGCACGCGCGGCAGCCGTCCGGCGCGCTTTGATCGCCGGCGGCGTAAGGGCCAATCAGCTGCTTGGAGTCCGCGCCTATGCCGATACCCAGCCCCGCAAGGCGGAGGATCCCTTTCACTTCAGCAACCGGCGGGTGACCGTTCTCCTACCATTCGGCGCCGATAAGCCGAAACACTTGGTCACGCCGAGCGACGAAATGCGCGCTACGGTCCAGGGCGTCTTCCGCAAGCCCGCAGATGTCGCCCCCGGTCGAGTCGACTTATCCGAATCGCAGCCGTAG
- the comEA gene encoding ComE operon protein 1, with the protein MAAVAVIGMSWLGTSVLKRTTQGANGMSAFAASSGNVVVHVAGAVKRPGMVELKRDARVMDAIRAAGGATEGAELDSLNLAELVVDGMKITVPGPGVSTPVAGFLSSPKGSPRSSGKKTNLPAPNSISINSAGAAELERLPGIGPATAAKIIEYRSQAGGFKTVDELDAVKGIGPKKLEQIRPYVRL; encoded by the coding sequence ATGGCGGCGGTTGCCGTCATCGGCATGTCATGGTTGGGCACGAGCGTGCTAAAGCGGACCACCCAGGGCGCAAATGGTATGTCGGCATTTGCCGCCTCCAGCGGTAACGTGGTCGTTCACGTGGCCGGAGCGGTGAAACGGCCAGGGATGGTGGAGCTGAAGCGGGATGCCCGCGTCATGGATGCCATTCGAGCCGCCGGCGGCGCCACCGAAGGCGCCGAACTCGACTCGCTAAACTTGGCCGAACTGGTCGTCGACGGCATGAAGATCACGGTTCCGGGACCGGGGGTCTCGACTCCGGTCGCGGGCTTCCTCTCTTCGCCCAAGGGAAGCCCCCGGTCAAGTGGCAAGAAGACCAATCTGCCCGCGCCGAACTCGATTTCCATAAACTCCGCCGGTGCTGCCGAATTAGAGCGGTTGCCCGGTATCGGTCCGGCCACCGCCGCGAAAATCATCGAGTACCGCAGCCAAGCCGGGGGGTTCAAGACGGTGGATGAGCTGGATGCCGTCAAGGGTATCGGTCCCAAGAAGCTGGAACAGATCCGGCCGTACGTTAGGCTTTAG
- the walR_2 gene encoding Transcriptional regulatory protein WalR yields MKVLVIDDEPTIVETIEHKLRREGFSVFKAGTAEDGIRTFRQIKPDLIILDVMLPNRSGFDLCRAIRRDSRTPIIFLTARASEDDRVAGLELGGDDYVTKPFNLTELAARVKAVLRRTAGDVLQDAIELGNLRIDPRTHETFLDDSPISLAPKEFALLYFLAQNAGQVFSRDTLLDRVWGQDSFVHSRTVDVHVRWLRERIEQDPSNPRRLMTVRGVGYKFVA; encoded by the coding sequence ATGAAAGTCCTCGTTATCGACGACGAACCCACCATTGTTGAAACCATCGAACACAAGCTGCGCCGCGAAGGCTTTTCGGTCTTTAAGGCCGGTACGGCTGAGGACGGCATTCGCACGTTTCGCCAGATCAAGCCGGACCTCATCATCCTCGATGTCATGCTCCCCAATCGGTCGGGTTTCGACCTCTGCAGAGCGATCCGCCGTGACAGCCGAACGCCAATCATTTTTCTGACCGCGCGGGCCAGCGAAGATGATCGCGTGGCCGGCCTTGAGCTTGGTGGCGACGACTACGTCACCAAGCCCTTCAACTTGACCGAGCTCGCGGCGAGGGTAAAGGCCGTCCTGCGCCGCACGGCCGGCGACGTCCTCCAGGATGCAATCGAGCTAGGGAATCTGCGGATCGACCCGAGAACCCACGAAACCTTTCTGGATGATTCGCCGATCAGCCTGGCCCCGAAGGAGTTCGCCTTGCTCTACTTCCTTGCCCAAAACGCAGGACAGGTGTTTTCGCGCGACACCCTCCTCGATCGAGTGTGGGGTCAGGATTCGTTCGTGCATTCCAGAACCGTCGACGTCCACGTACGGTGGCTCCGAGAGCGCATCGAGCAGGATCCAAGCAACCCCCGGCGCCTTATGACCGTTCGCGGCGTGGGGTACAAGTTCGTTGCCTAA
- the motA gene encoding Motility protein A has product MGADLWNRLFEAVGRAMFVIIGLVVCMGAVMVGYLMHGGNIAVLIQINEFVILGGCGFGSFIAAHGMSNLTGAIKSVMGLLKPDPFNKQAYVDVLKMMFQLFNIARKEGLLGLEKHVENPTESDIIKKFPSFLGNHHAVDFFCDTLKVILTGAVSPHDLSEMMEIDLETGHSEAKVPAEAMQTVGDAMPGFGIVAAVLGVIITMGKIGGEAAAIGHSVAAALVGTFLGILLAYGVFAPLSKAMMMRLRSEEQYMNCIRFALFSFARGESPITCIEFARRNIEPAVRPGFQEMEKAVKEKDAA; this is encoded by the coding sequence ATGGGGGCGGATCTGTGGAATAGGTTATTCGAGGCTGTAGGGCGCGCCATGTTTGTCATTATCGGGCTAGTCGTTTGTATGGGAGCCGTTATGGTCGGCTACCTGATGCACGGTGGCAACATCGCCGTCCTGATCCAGATCAACGAATTCGTTATTCTTGGCGGATGCGGCTTCGGCTCGTTCATTGCTGCTCATGGCATGTCGAACCTGACCGGCGCGATCAAGTCGGTTATGGGCCTTCTGAAGCCCGATCCCTTTAACAAGCAAGCCTACGTCGATGTGTTAAAGATGATGTTTCAACTCTTTAACATAGCTCGAAAGGAGGGATTGCTTGGGCTGGAGAAGCATGTCGAAAATCCGACCGAGTCGGACATCATCAAGAAGTTTCCGAGCTTCCTTGGCAACCATCATGCGGTCGATTTCTTCTGCGACACGCTCAAGGTGATCCTCACCGGTGCGGTCAGTCCCCATGACCTCAGCGAAATGATGGAAATCGACCTGGAAACCGGCCACAGCGAGGCCAAAGTGCCAGCCGAAGCGATGCAGACTGTCGGTGACGCGATGCCCGGATTCGGGATCGTTGCCGCCGTTCTCGGCGTTATCATCACGATGGGCAAGATCGGGGGCGAGGCAGCTGCTATCGGCCATTCGGTCGCCGCCGCCCTCGTCGGAACGTTCCTCGGCATCCTGCTGGCTTACGGCGTGTTCGCACCTTTGAGCAAGGCGATGATGATGCGGCTGCGCAGTGAAGAACAGTACATGAACTGCATCCGCTTCGCGCTGTTTAGCTTCGCTCGCGGTGAGTCGCCAATCACCTGTATCGAGTTCGCACGGCGCAACATCGAGCCAGCCGTCCGGCCCGGGTTCCAGGAAATGGAGAAGGCGGTTAAGGAGAAGGATGCCGCGTGA